Proteins from a genomic interval of Rubinisphaera italica:
- a CDS encoding WD40 repeat domain-containing protein, protein MDFTKTHIEFDHKHTSPLVSCRFSPKGENVFFGAEDYKVWRWNWKEDTKTEFKTDAWVMSLAFSNDGETLITGGYDGRLMWWSSTAESSEPIRIIEGHEGWIRALAVSPDGKLLASVGNDRVIRLWNLADGTSFKEFHGQPEGSEGSIRHASYIYNVAFHPEGKSLVTGDLMGQLIEWSLETGVPQRAWTAESLSKYDKGFRAQIGGFRSLLFNADGSKLYASGITNVSNAFAGVGNPSVVEFDWKEGKQLIEYLSKPKLQGVAWGAAVHSDGTIIGAHGGSNGNLMFWKPGEAEAAFQLKLPQNARALDLHPEEERVAVACSDGHLRIYRLGPKA, encoded by the coding sequence ATGGATTTTACAAAGACACATATCGAATTTGATCATAAACACACCAGCCCTCTGGTGTCATGCCGGTTTTCTCCGAAAGGCGAAAACGTGTTCTTCGGTGCCGAGGACTACAAGGTCTGGCGCTGGAATTGGAAGGAAGACACGAAGACAGAATTCAAAACCGATGCCTGGGTCATGAGCCTTGCGTTTTCGAATGATGGAGAAACGCTGATCACCGGTGGGTATGATGGTCGCCTGATGTGGTGGTCATCGACAGCCGAGTCCTCTGAACCGATTCGAATCATTGAGGGACACGAGGGATGGATTCGCGCGTTGGCTGTCTCACCAGATGGCAAGCTTCTGGCTTCGGTAGGGAATGACCGTGTTATCCGACTCTGGAATCTTGCTGATGGTACGAGCTTTAAGGAATTTCATGGGCAACCCGAAGGAAGCGAAGGCTCAATTCGACATGCCTCCTACATTTACAACGTCGCCTTTCATCCCGAAGGCAAGTCTCTTGTCACGGGCGATTTGATGGGGCAACTCATCGAATGGTCTCTCGAAACTGGCGTGCCACAACGTGCCTGGACCGCTGAATCACTCAGTAAGTATGACAAAGGCTTCCGAGCTCAAATCGGTGGCTTCCGTTCGCTGCTATTTAATGCCGATGGTTCAAAATTGTACGCTAGTGGCATTACGAATGTCAGCAATGCATTCGCAGGAGTCGGTAATCCTTCCGTTGTCGAATTTGATTGGAAAGAAGGAAAGCAACTGATTGAGTATTTATCAAAACCAAAACTTCAAGGCGTCGCATGGGGGGCTGCGGTTCATTCAGATGGAACAATCATTGGAGCCCACGGTGGAAGTAACGGAAATTTGATGTTCTGGAAACCGGGTGAAGCTGAGGCAGCGTTTCAATTGAAACTTCCACAGAACGCTCGGGCACTCGACCTGCACCCAGAGGAGGAACGCGTGGCTGTTGCTTGTTCTGATGGTCATCTACGTATCTACCGATTGGGACCAAAAGCTTGA
- a CDS encoding heparinase II/III family protein: MNQHCLQTIGLIFIWLQVTFLWGNDLKSNEATSPHLLQSEPSERVTVEGNSITVTSQQGGTFSTQLRHNHSLSMEKALEFSVQLDPVKNDDGATADIDAGIVLGMSSPESNPDRYDSTDNKVLLELKEFADRYRFTIILDGQTISFWGRQRSEHGIPNIGTRQASQSYFLKIVAIPRGDQTGLRFFVEHGDRPLRLFKYADPEAKTEYGEFVTEWRLKRPLTENNYLGLYTRENGRAQRPVETTFSDIKVRTISIDDAEAWMSAEEFVMANLNYDHPTMTDVKAARDAGDMEQAKARLIDYFRTRQSPTGPDYDREMARATSHGKEANWREVSDNAIDGIYAKLSWFHGFSNPGELCRNNGLPRWDRDPGFLTRHYHWVVMTHAWNRTGEEKYAKRLAEEVIDYVQQEPTVFYNNPNLGGQLDVIDGSVINEHMLWTGNIGRRLELTWWQMFEVMRKSEAFSDEAIFHYLDGVIRQCRLLTNPTIFQEWDDSGFHGAMALTKSSMLFEMCDEAPLWSRIGWERINKVMDVQFHPDGSHVSLSSGYAWATIKGLEDFYLYVKKSGGTVPKKMEQLISEMYYHPLALTRPDFGNVDLNDGGWSPITHLANEAYEIFPERLDYQFFATGGKEGESPKSPSMYFPNAGHYVFRTGWGSDEKYLFFGAGPWGASHGKMDALNIYAAYGPHLLLQNAGRGAYSGVGNTIHAGKSLSFNVLSPDWAQENSIPHWKQEKAIGFNPPERRFKNDEYFGYGEGSFTYGWHKPGMHYQGKWVRQVIFMKGTDPKLTGYYVVIDTVEPADNRPTTWRHPWQLAAANPVFSQIDNSFRAVGGGVAMQVLPVDPDNNMSVRVIRGQEKPELLGWRVYGETADPWNVPTYEWQAENTFTKAWIIQMQSDKNDWPVQSVHVSSSVNPGEIKFEVRRSDGGMDSILRRTPGSKQTPFRGEEISGDVAVVSQDREGHEYARLEMTGGDNSVAASRGIPVTQYQPNISERFAKVRTSRLGDSPIGLDNASFEQPMIEKPSGTIEGWDSNSLNGTGTWPADQVGVKGEPNGNQVVAIHQGGFIGQILKDERGQPIAIAPGKTIRIHFHNFPHQDHRPINMGVYLHAGEGTAPQVAKAYSFSDDENNLGDQSAELTISSAETLSSYLPKGWENIPLYLKFHNYSGRIVIDDVQVKVVK, from the coding sequence ATGAATCAACACTGTCTTCAAACAATAGGGCTGATATTCATTTGGCTTCAAGTGACATTCCTCTGGGGTAATGATTTGAAGTCCAATGAAGCCACCTCTCCGCACTTACTCCAAAGCGAGCCATCAGAGCGAGTCACGGTTGAGGGAAATTCCATCACCGTGACATCTCAACAGGGCGGAACATTCAGCACACAATTACGGCATAACCACTCTCTATCCATGGAAAAGGCACTGGAATTCTCAGTACAGTTAGACCCTGTCAAGAACGATGACGGTGCAACTGCTGATATCGATGCGGGCATCGTGTTGGGGATGTCATCTCCAGAATCCAATCCCGACCGTTACGACTCTACAGACAACAAGGTCCTTCTTGAACTGAAGGAATTTGCCGACAGATACCGTTTCACCATCATCCTGGACGGTCAAACGATTTCTTTCTGGGGACGTCAACGTTCTGAACACGGAATCCCGAACATTGGCACTCGCCAAGCCAGTCAATCGTACTTTCTTAAAATCGTCGCGATCCCGAGGGGGGATCAGACAGGACTTCGGTTCTTTGTCGAACATGGTGACCGTCCGCTTCGACTCTTCAAATATGCAGACCCTGAAGCCAAAACGGAATATGGTGAATTCGTGACAGAGTGGCGACTGAAACGCCCTCTCACCGAGAATAACTATCTTGGTCTCTACACTCGCGAAAACGGACGAGCACAACGACCAGTCGAGACCACTTTTTCAGACATCAAAGTACGCACCATCTCTATCGACGATGCCGAAGCATGGATGTCTGCCGAAGAGTTCGTTATGGCGAACCTCAACTATGATCACCCGACAATGACCGACGTGAAAGCGGCACGAGATGCTGGTGATATGGAACAGGCAAAGGCCCGACTTATCGACTATTTCCGCACACGCCAAAGTCCGACCGGTCCCGACTACGACCGCGAAATGGCTCGAGCGACCTCACATGGGAAAGAGGCTAACTGGCGGGAGGTTTCCGATAATGCCATCGATGGTATCTATGCAAAGCTAAGTTGGTTCCACGGTTTCAGCAATCCAGGGGAACTCTGTCGCAATAACGGACTCCCTCGGTGGGATCGTGATCCTGGCTTTCTCACGCGCCACTACCACTGGGTTGTTATGACTCATGCCTGGAACCGTACTGGGGAAGAGAAATATGCAAAGCGACTGGCAGAAGAAGTGATAGACTATGTCCAACAGGAACCAACAGTATTTTACAACAATCCCAACCTTGGTGGGCAACTCGATGTCATCGATGGTTCGGTTATCAATGAGCACATGCTCTGGACGGGCAATATCGGGAGACGACTGGAACTGACATGGTGGCAGATGTTCGAAGTGATGAGGAAATCTGAGGCCTTCTCCGACGAAGCGATTTTCCATTACCTCGATGGTGTTATCCGTCAGTGCCGACTGCTGACAAATCCGACGATCTTTCAGGAGTGGGACGATTCTGGATTCCACGGAGCAATGGCTCTCACCAAAAGCAGTATGCTGTTCGAAATGTGTGACGAAGCCCCGTTGTGGAGCCGCATTGGCTGGGAGCGCATCAACAAGGTGATGGATGTTCAATTTCATCCCGATGGGAGCCATGTGAGTCTCTCCTCCGGCTACGCCTGGGCCACCATCAAGGGACTGGAAGACTTCTATCTCTATGTCAAGAAGTCGGGAGGCACAGTTCCCAAGAAAATGGAGCAACTTATTTCGGAGATGTATTACCATCCATTGGCTCTCACTCGTCCAGACTTCGGGAATGTCGATCTGAACGATGGTGGCTGGAGTCCGATCACACATCTGGCAAACGAAGCCTACGAGATTTTTCCAGAGCGTCTGGACTATCAGTTCTTCGCGACTGGTGGAAAGGAAGGGGAATCACCAAAGTCACCTTCGATGTACTTTCCGAATGCGGGGCATTATGTGTTCCGGACAGGCTGGGGATCTGACGAAAAGTACCTTTTCTTTGGAGCGGGACCGTGGGGGGCAAGTCATGGCAAAATGGATGCATTGAATATCTACGCAGCTTACGGTCCTCACCTGCTTCTCCAGAACGCGGGGCGTGGTGCCTACAGCGGTGTGGGTAACACAATTCACGCGGGCAAGTCTCTCTCCTTTAACGTGCTTTCACCCGACTGGGCACAGGAGAACAGCATCCCGCACTGGAAGCAGGAAAAAGCGATTGGATTTAATCCACCTGAACGGCGTTTCAAGAACGATGAGTATTTTGGGTACGGGGAAGGCTCTTTCACCTATGGCTGGCACAAACCAGGAATGCACTACCAGGGGAAGTGGGTCCGGCAGGTCATTTTTATGAAAGGAACCGATCCAAAACTCACCGGATACTACGTTGTGATCGATACTGTTGAACCCGCCGATAATCGTCCCACAACTTGGCGACACCCGTGGCAACTTGCAGCAGCAAATCCGGTATTCAGTCAGATAGACAACAGTTTCAGAGCAGTCGGTGGGGGGGTAGCGATGCAGGTCCTGCCTGTCGACCCCGACAACAATATGTCGGTCCGCGTGATTCGTGGACAGGAGAAGCCAGAATTGCTGGGATGGCGAGTTTATGGTGAAACTGCGGACCCGTGGAATGTCCCAACCTACGAGTGGCAGGCTGAAAACACTTTTACGAAAGCTTGGATCATCCAGATGCAATCTGACAAAAACGACTGGCCCGTCCAGTCTGTCCATGTGAGTTCCTCAGTCAATCCGGGAGAAATCAAGTTTGAAGTGAGACGTAGTGATGGTGGTATGGACTCTATTCTTCGTCGAACGCCTGGCAGTAAGCAAACACCTTTCAGGGGAGAAGAGATCTCAGGGGATGTCGCCGTAGTTTCGCAAGATCGAGAAGGGCACGAATATGCCCGATTGGAAATGACAGGCGGAGACAACTCGGTTGCCGCTTCCCGAGGTATACCAGTCACGCAGTATCAGCCCAATATCTCCGAACGCTTTGCCAAAGTACGCACCTCTCGTCTCGGTGACTCGCCAATCGGACTCGACAATGCGAGTTTCGAGCAGCCTATGATTGAAAAGCCGTCTGGCACCATCGAAGGCTGGGACTCAAACTCTCTCAATGGGACGGGGACCTGGCCTGCTGATCAGGTTGGAGTAAAGGGAGAACCAAACGGGAATCAAGTCGTTGCGATTCACCAAGGAGGATTCATTGGACAAATACTTAAAGATGAACGTGGGCAGCCTATTGCCATCGCTCCCGGCAAAACAATCCGCATCCACTTTCATAATTTCCCGCACCAGGATCACCGCCCGATCAACATGGGAGTCTACCTGCATGCCGGTGAGGGAACCGCCCCACAGGTTGCGAAAGCCTACTCGTTTTCAGACGACGAAAACAATCTAGGGGATCAGTCAGCTGAGTTAACCATCAGTTCAGCTGAGACACTCTCCAGTTACCTGCCGAAGGGTTGGGAAAATATCCCCTTGTATCTCAAATTCCACAACTACTCGGGTCGAATTGTGATTGACGACGTTCAGGTCAAAGTCGTGAAGTAG
- a CDS encoding DUF1501 domain-containing protein, with translation MKSFTMCGSVEHQMARRGFLGIMGGAFGLGATLPQSLTAGLSQQNKQMLVVFLSGGVSQLESWDPKPMTNTGGPFRAIPTAVPGIHISELLPKTAQHMDKLSLIRSINTRNGDHGKGAYQMQYGRNQMPGLEFPHLGAVTARSLERSDSPLPGNIRIPGGGRSRDAAYLGPRFASVGADGKPPANSTRHESLLSEADQMRHAFQRRANERFLSMRRTAETDLYTQSYEQAMQLMDRREVFDLAKEPEADHVRYGKHDFGQHCLMARRMLENDVPYVQVSHKNYDTHNENFNFHLEQLAEFDTPFSCLINDLHERGQLSSTLVVVMSEFGRTPKINVRYGRDHWGTAWSICLGGAGIQPGAVIGKTNENGTQVIDREVNHGDLFHTYLSAVGLDSSSSFNINGRELPLADPAHSPIHELIM, from the coding sequence ATGAAGTCCTTCACAATGTGTGGTAGTGTCGAACACCAAATGGCCCGAAGAGGGTTTCTAGGCATCATGGGAGGAGCGTTCGGTCTCGGTGCTACGCTTCCTCAGAGTTTGACAGCGGGGCTCTCCCAGCAGAATAAGCAGATGCTCGTTGTGTTTCTGTCGGGAGGAGTGAGTCAGCTTGAGTCATGGGATCCCAAGCCAATGACAAACACTGGCGGCCCATTTCGTGCGATACCGACAGCTGTACCGGGGATTCACATTTCCGAACTGCTGCCAAAGACAGCCCAGCACATGGACAAACTCTCCCTGATTCGCAGCATCAATACACGCAACGGCGATCACGGCAAAGGGGCGTATCAGATGCAATACGGTCGTAACCAAATGCCTGGTCTTGAGTTCCCACATTTAGGCGCCGTCACTGCTCGATCTCTTGAACGATCCGACAGTCCTTTGCCTGGAAACATCCGTATCCCCGGCGGCGGACGTAGTCGTGATGCTGCTTACCTCGGCCCGCGTTTTGCCAGTGTGGGAGCTGATGGGAAGCCCCCCGCCAACTCCACACGTCACGAATCTCTGCTATCAGAGGCAGATCAAATGAGGCACGCCTTTCAACGGCGGGCCAATGAACGATTCCTCTCGATGCGCAGGACTGCAGAGACGGATCTTTACACTCAAAGCTACGAACAAGCAATGCAGTTGATGGATCGTCGTGAAGTCTTCGACCTCGCCAAGGAACCAGAAGCGGATCACGTCCGCTACGGAAAACATGATTTCGGACAGCATTGTCTGATGGCTCGACGGATGCTTGAAAACGATGTCCCTTATGTGCAGGTCTCTCACAAGAACTACGATACGCACAATGAAAATTTCAATTTTCACCTCGAACAGTTGGCCGAATTCGATACACCCTTTTCCTGTCTCATCAACGACTTGCACGAGAGAGGACAACTCTCCTCAACACTGGTCGTAGTCATGTCTGAGTTCGGACGAACACCAAAAATCAATGTCCGCTATGGTCGCGACCACTGGGGTACTGCGTGGTCAATTTGCCTTGGGGGAGCGGGGATTCAGCCAGGAGCCGTGATTGGCAAAACCAACGAGAACGGGACGCAGGTGATTGATCGGGAGGTGAATCATGGAGACCTGTTTCACACATACCTCTCTGCGGTTGGCCTCGATTCGTCCTCCTCCTTTAATATCAACGGTCGCGAACTCCCTCTTGCTGATCCTGCCCACAGCCCGATCCACGAGCTCATTATGTAG
- a CDS encoding DUF1559 domain-containing protein, whose translation MMLTELNRPSLRTRTRGFTLIELLVVIAIIAILVALLLPAVQQAREAARRSSCKNNLKQLGLALHNYHDVHNVFPYSTANSSSNGGTPTGTNVLNQSGHVQLLPYVEQSALYDQYNHSWAYGIRNVSGGVVAGGTDPAINTNLNLSKNIIKVYLCPSDAGPQVYASASDYYGCGVTDSVRTTYGFSVTQGNGGTLWTALGITTRAMFGVNSRSKMRDLVDGTSNTVAMVETTLDVDDGETQSWGCSSHVGQGVNLTASRGINNFRCCGWRTPPNAQYQYGRNGEWGEPGSLHQGGIQVVMGDGAVRFISENIDATLRNRLAWISDGQPLGEL comes from the coding sequence ATGATGTTGACTGAACTGAACCGTCCATCGCTGAGAACTCGTACACGTGGATTCACGCTCATTGAACTACTGGTAGTCATTGCAATCATCGCTATTTTGGTCGCTTTATTGCTGCCAGCTGTGCAACAGGCCCGAGAAGCGGCCCGCCGTAGTTCCTGCAAAAACAATCTGAAGCAACTTGGTCTGGCACTGCACAATTATCATGATGTGCACAATGTGTTTCCGTATTCAACGGCCAACTCGTCGTCAAATGGTGGAACGCCGACCGGTACGAATGTCCTCAATCAATCCGGCCACGTTCAGCTGTTACCCTACGTTGAACAATCAGCTTTGTACGATCAGTACAATCACAGCTGGGCGTATGGAATACGCAACGTGAGTGGGGGTGTTGTAGCCGGGGGAACAGATCCGGCCATCAACACGAATCTGAATCTTTCAAAAAATATCATCAAAGTTTATCTGTGTCCGTCGGATGCAGGCCCACAGGTTTACGCCTCTGCGAGTGACTACTACGGATGCGGCGTGACTGATTCGGTTCGTACCACCTATGGTTTCAGCGTCACTCAGGGCAATGGCGGTACTTTATGGACAGCCCTTGGCATCACAACGCGAGCCATGTTCGGAGTTAACTCCCGCAGCAAAATGCGTGATCTGGTCGATGGGACCTCCAACACGGTTGCGATGGTCGAAACGACTCTCGACGTCGATGATGGCGAAACGCAGTCGTGGGGCTGTTCATCACACGTTGGACAGGGTGTGAACCTGACAGCCTCTCGGGGGATCAACAACTTCCGCTGCTGTGGCTGGCGGACACCACCAAATGCACAATACCAGTACGGTCGCAACGGTGAATGGGGGGAACCCGGTTCATTGCATCAGGGCGGTATTCAGGTCGTGATGGGTGATGGAGCGGTGCGTTTCATCTCCGAAAACATCGACGCTACCCTCCGCAACCGACTGGCCTGGATCAGCGATGGTCAACCACTCGGCGAATTATAA
- a CDS encoding FKBP-type peptidyl-prolyl cis-trans isomerase: protein MNAAKSGDTVRIHYTGKLEDGTQFDSSEGRDPLEFSLGSGKVIPGFDNAVEGMAVGDKKSVTIPPEEAYGPRHEQLIQVVPRNRLPDGMTPTVGMDLQSQNENGQVMQFSVTAVDEESITVDGNHPLAGKALSFDVELVEIV, encoded by the coding sequence ATGAACGCAGCAAAATCAGGCGATACAGTTCGGATTCACTATACGGGAAAACTCGAAGACGGAACGCAGTTCGACAGTTCTGAGGGTCGGGATCCACTGGAGTTTTCACTGGGGAGTGGCAAGGTGATTCCCGGTTTCGACAATGCCGTTGAAGGGATGGCTGTAGGCGACAAGAAATCAGTCACAATACCACCGGAAGAAGCGTACGGCCCTCGGCACGAACAACTGATTCAGGTCGTGCCGCGGAACCGTCTCCCCGATGGCATGACACCCACAGTCGGCATGGATCTGCAGTCGCAAAACGAGAACGGCCAAGTCATGCAGTTCTCTGTCACTGCGGTGGACGAAGAGTCGATCACAGTTGACGGAAATCACCCGCTCGCAGGAAAAGCACTCAGCTTCGATGTTGAACTTGTCGAAATCGTTTGA
- a CDS encoding carboxypeptidase regulatory-like domain-containing protein, whose translation MLYFASREMNCIAALICLMVLTAAGCGGENSSNTPELLIPVTGTVLLDGEPLGGTAVKFLPYGETKGKGGFAITDAAGKFNAQDYSMAEGIEPGVYNVTFSKIAQPDGSPIPEGQSAADVGALEILPTHLTSINPDNMKYMLTVESEPISIDYELSSKR comes from the coding sequence ATGTTGTACTTTGCTTCACGAGAGATGAACTGTATTGCCGCTCTGATATGCCTGATGGTGTTGACTGCCGCTGGATGCGGTGGTGAAAACTCAAGTAACACGCCCGAACTTTTGATACCGGTGACCGGAACGGTGCTGCTGGATGGAGAACCGCTGGGGGGAACGGCTGTGAAGTTTCTACCCTATGGCGAAACTAAAGGAAAAGGCGGGTTTGCGATTACCGATGCAGCGGGCAAATTCAATGCACAGGATTATTCGATGGCTGAAGGCATTGAGCCAGGCGTTTATAATGTGACATTTTCAAAAATTGCGCAGCCCGATGGCAGCCCGATTCCCGAGGGACAGTCGGCAGCAGATGTCGGGGCGTTGGAAATTTTGCCCACGCATCTGACGAGTATCAACCCCGATAACATGAAATACATGCTGACAGTCGAATCCGAACCGATCAGTATCGATTATGAACTGAGTTCAAAACGTTGA
- a CDS encoding DUF1549 domain-containing protein, producing the protein MMSRVVPLLLFVCSLAISPVDAQESVENTPLHKQVDDLISQDKIGPIADQSDDFTFIRRVYLDLIGRIPNRTEVEVFLADSKPDRRTAVVDQLLSSDEYPRHMAIVFDVMLMERRGGKHVKSEEFRSYLESAFRENQSYLEIVREVLSADGTSEQNRSASAFYLERDVEPHLLTRDVGRIFYGVDLQCAQCHNHPLIDDYHQEDYYGLQAFFVRSNLFQPDKKKPALIAEQATGEASFKSVFTEREGVIGPRAPQADELVEVTLKPAEQYAVAPAKNVRSVPAISRREQLAKIVLEAPAPAFNRNIVNRLWAHLFGRGIVHPVDLHHSDNPPLQPEVLDLLSREFVSANYDIKWLLRELVLTEAYQRSFQLPEMQPSIANAKQQINAAKATANKASEQAAQADSRVQTALEELDKAVAVAKPFSGAEAAALKQVVEAQKVRDAAESKVKTRQQDIENRQIKYAVLLKSQESTIAAVESLKDDKELATALEIIQKRVTEHSVELQKQQEAIKGESQALVDSENVLKEKTTAADVAISSRVPYEDEVRVKRDELFSMREQAKSLRHQANQALSDVQFLEIIIAYGESSQQIAMLKQAIANGEQDLATNVAAITKAKQNLAELEPQKKQAMTAVVSQQKVFDDASREMVAIQKLHSTLAESISKAKETSLTIPEDTKVKEAVELLSQSLTRITADVTKSQVTVKEQKTQLDLLQATLVESTKQVEQAKQSLATLQEQGKQLTQKQVANQESLLKAHSAHDTIWGEVVDGATARAHVASLDSLSPEQFAMSMLIATGQYKRLQSAAIAKVDKEMPVKEDSSQTAKDQEARQTAINAALKTSLQGTIDKFVTLYGAAAGQPQWDFFATPDQSLFAANGNELRTWLIPGGGNLTEHLIAIESIDALAREMYLSVLTRIPTNEEIADVRSYIETRPDAKAQAVQELCWGLMTSAEFRFQH; encoded by the coding sequence ATGATGAGTCGAGTCGTCCCCTTACTCCTGTTTGTCTGCTCGTTGGCTATTTCTCCAGTTGACGCGCAAGAATCTGTCGAGAATACGCCGCTACACAAGCAAGTTGACGACCTCATCAGTCAAGATAAGATTGGTCCAATAGCAGATCAATCTGACGATTTTACATTCATCAGACGAGTGTACCTGGACCTCATCGGACGCATCCCTAACAGGACTGAAGTTGAAGTGTTCCTGGCTGACAGCAAACCCGATCGTCGAACTGCTGTTGTTGACCAGCTCCTATCTTCCGACGAATATCCGCGTCACATGGCCATAGTATTCGATGTGATGTTGATGGAGCGACGTGGTGGGAAGCATGTCAAAAGCGAAGAATTCCGGTCCTATCTCGAATCTGCGTTTCGCGAGAATCAATCTTATCTGGAGATCGTACGCGAAGTCCTCTCAGCGGATGGGACCAGTGAACAGAATCGGTCTGCTTCTGCATTCTATCTGGAACGGGATGTTGAACCACATTTATTAACCCGTGATGTCGGTCGTATTTTTTATGGTGTCGATCTTCAATGTGCTCAGTGTCACAATCATCCGCTCATTGATGACTATCATCAAGAAGACTACTACGGTCTGCAAGCGTTTTTTGTGCGGTCGAATCTCTTTCAACCCGACAAGAAAAAACCTGCATTGATTGCCGAACAGGCAACCGGAGAAGCGAGTTTCAAGTCGGTCTTCACCGAGCGAGAGGGAGTGATTGGTCCGCGTGCTCCACAGGCAGACGAACTGGTGGAGGTGACACTGAAGCCTGCAGAACAGTATGCGGTAGCTCCGGCGAAAAACGTTCGTTCGGTCCCTGCAATAAGTCGACGCGAGCAACTTGCAAAAATTGTCCTGGAGGCACCGGCTCCAGCCTTTAATCGAAACATTGTCAACCGACTCTGGGCACATCTGTTTGGACGAGGAATTGTCCATCCCGTCGATCTTCATCATTCGGACAACCCTCCGTTACAGCCCGAAGTCCTTGATTTATTATCGCGAGAATTTGTCTCTGCCAATTACGACATCAAATGGCTTCTACGGGAACTCGTTCTGACCGAAGCGTATCAGCGGTCGTTCCAGTTGCCAGAAATGCAGCCATCGATTGCAAATGCAAAACAACAAATTAACGCAGCCAAGGCTACTGCCAATAAAGCCTCCGAACAGGCTGCTCAAGCAGACTCACGCGTCCAGACCGCTTTGGAAGAACTTGATAAAGCTGTTGCCGTAGCCAAGCCTTTCAGTGGTGCCGAAGCTGCTGCATTGAAGCAAGTGGTCGAAGCACAAAAAGTTCGCGATGCAGCTGAGTCCAAAGTCAAGACTCGTCAGCAGGATATCGAGAATCGTCAGATAAAATATGCGGTACTCTTGAAATCACAGGAATCGACAATTGCTGCCGTCGAGAGCTTGAAGGACGACAAAGAATTAGCAACGGCTCTGGAAATTATTCAGAAACGCGTTACAGAGCATTCCGTGGAGCTCCAGAAACAGCAAGAAGCAATCAAGGGGGAGAGTCAGGCGCTCGTTGACTCAGAGAATGTTTTGAAGGAAAAAACGACCGCAGCTGATGTGGCAATTTCATCCAGGGTACCCTATGAAGATGAAGTAAGAGTGAAGCGGGACGAGTTATTTTCGATGCGAGAACAAGCCAAATCGCTTCGTCATCAAGCGAACCAGGCACTCAGTGACGTTCAGTTCCTCGAGATCATCATCGCTTATGGTGAATCCTCACAGCAGATCGCTATGCTAAAACAAGCGATTGCAAATGGAGAACAGGATCTCGCTACAAATGTCGCTGCTATTACCAAGGCAAAGCAAAACCTCGCTGAACTTGAGCCCCAGAAAAAGCAAGCAATGACGGCAGTTGTGTCCCAACAGAAAGTGTTTGATGACGCATCCAGGGAAATGGTTGCGATTCAAAAACTTCATTCGACCCTGGCGGAATCCATCAGCAAGGCCAAAGAAACCAGCCTGACGATCCCGGAAGACACCAAAGTCAAAGAAGCTGTGGAATTGCTCTCACAAAGCCTCACGCGAATCACTGCTGATGTCACGAAGTCGCAAGTCACTGTCAAAGAACAGAAAACACAACTGGACCTGCTCCAGGCCACTTTGGTTGAATCGACGAAGCAGGTGGAACAGGCCAAACAATCACTAGCAACATTGCAGGAGCAGGGAAAGCAACTCACGCAGAAACAGGTGGCTAATCAGGAAAGCCTGCTCAAGGCGCACTCTGCACACGATACAATTTGGGGCGAAGTCGTTGATGGTGCAACTGCCAGAGCCCATGTGGCCAGCTTGGATTCGCTTTCACCCGAGCAATTCGCAATGAGCATGCTGATCGCCACCGGACAGTACAAACGATTGCAATCAGCAGCCATCGCCAAAGTCGATAAAGAAATGCCTGTCAAGGAAGATTCTTCTCAAACGGCAAAGGATCAAGAGGCACGCCAAACGGCAATCAATGCTGCTCTGAAGACCTCTCTGCAGGGAACTATCGATAAGTTCGTTACTCTTTACGGAGCCGCTGCAGGTCAGCCTCAGTGGGATTTTTTCGCGACTCCCGATCAGTCCCTGTTTGCTGCTAACGGTAATGAACTACGCACCTGGCTTATCCCAGGGGGTGGTAATCTGACCGAACATCTCATTGCCATAGAGAGCATCGATGCATTGGCTCGCGAAATGTACCTCAGCGTATTGACCCGTATTCCCACGAATGAAGAGATCGCCGATGTGAGGTCGTACATTGAGACTCGCCCAGATGCCAAAGCTCAGGCCGTCCAGGAACTTTGTTGGGGGTTGATGACTTCCGCTGAGTTTCGGTTCCAACATTAA